One part of the Tachyglossus aculeatus isolate mTacAcu1 chromosome 26, mTacAcu1.pri, whole genome shotgun sequence genome encodes these proteins:
- the TMEM160 gene encoding transmembrane protein 160: MGVGGACGRWCWWWRGGGGRALRLARRLGGPPLPPPRRGVRGPGGSGPGPGPGPRAGPAPPAPVSELDRADAWLLRKAHETAFLSWFRNGLLASGIGVLSYVQSDVGREAAYGFFFLGGVCVAYGGASYLTGLVSLRQCMRLTAGGAVSRCAAVGSVALFWACAVCLYLGQLELEVELVPDDGADDYPAGEDDGGPPDK, translated from the exons ATGGGCGTCGGCGGCGCGTGCGGCCGCTGGTGCTGGTGGTGGCGCGGGGGGGGCGGTCGGGCCCTGCGGCTGGCCCGGCGCCTGGGCGGCCCGCCACTGCCGCCGCCGCGCCGCGGGGTGCGAGGCCCCGGGGGttcgggccccggccccggccccgggccccgcgccggccccgccccgccggcccccgtgTCCGAGCTGGACCGAGCGGACGCCTGGCTCCTCAGGAAGGCGCACGAGACGG CCTTCCTGTCCTGGTTCCGCAACGGGCTCCTGGCGTCCGGCATCGGGGTCCTGTCCTACGTGCAGAGcgacgtgggccgggaggcggCGTACG gCTTCTTCTTTCTGGGCGGCGTGTGCGTGGCGTACGGGGGCGCCTCCTACCTGACGGGGCTGGTGAGCCTGCGGCAGTGCATGCGGCTGACGGCAGGGGGCGCCGTGAGCCGCTGCGCCGCCGTGGGCTCGGTGGCCCTGTTCTGGGCATGCGCCGTCTGCCTCTACCTGGGCCAGCTGGAGCTCGAGGTGGAGCTGGTGCCCGACGACGGCGCCGACGACTACCCGGCCGGCGAGGACGACGGCGGGCCCCCCGACAAGTGA